ATGGGGCGTGCCGGGGAGTGGCGGGCGCGGGCTGGTACTTGCAGGGGGTGTTTGATTGAATGAACTACATCGAACTGCACTGCCACTCGAATTTCTCGTTTTTGGACGGCGCGTCGCATCCGGAAGATCTGGTTGAAGCCGCTGCGCAATTGTGTTATCCCGCGCTGGCGCTGACCGATCACAACGGGCTGTATGGGATTGTTCGATTTAACCAGGTAGCCCAGCGCAAAGGGGTGCGGCCGATTTTCGGCGCAGAGATCACACTCGACACCGGCCGGCATCTGGTGCTGTTGATCAAGGACGAGGGCGGTTACGCCAATTTGTCGCAATTGATCACGGCGGGACAGCTGCCGCATGAAAAGGGCGAGGCGCGGATCGGGTGGGAGCAGTTGGACAAATATCGCGAAGGACTGATTGCGCTGTCGGGATGCGGGCGGGGGGAGATTCCGACGCTGTTGCGGCGGGGCGAGACGACAGCAGCAGCGGCAGCGGCGAGTCGGTACGGCGAGTTGTTCGGGGGGGAGAATTTTTATCTGGAGATGCAGAATCATCATCTGCCGCAGCAGGAGACGGTGTGCGACCGGCTGTATGCGCTCGGGAAGCAGTTGGGACTTCCCTGCGTCGCGACCAATAATGTGCATTACGCACGCGCCGACGGCCGACGGTTGCAGGATGTGCTGACCTGTATCAAACACCACACCGATCTGGATGCCGCCAACGGGAGGCTCTATCCCAACGGCGAGCGGTATCTGAAGGCACCGGCGGAGATGGCGCGGCTGTTCCAGGCGTATCCGGAAGCGGTGGCCAACACCCAGACGATTGCGGAGCGCTGCCGGTTTGTCCTGAATGCGCTGCCGACTTCCCTGCCGGAGTTTGCGATCCCCACAGGGCATACGCCGCACACCTATCTGCGCGAAATCACCTACCGCGGCGCGCGCGAACGCTGGGGTACGATTTTGCCGGCACAGCGACGACAACTGGAGCACGAGTTGCACCTGATCAACAAGCTCGATTTATCGGGGTATTTTTTGATCGTGTGGGATATCGCGCGGTTTTGCCACGAACAGGCGATTCTGGCGCAGGGGCGCGGGTCGGCGGCGAATTCGGCGGTGTGCTATTGCCTGGGGATAACGGCGGTGGATCCGATCAAGCTGAAATTGCTGTTCGAGCGGTTCTTGTCGGAGGAGCGGCGCGAACCGCCGGATATCGACATCGATATCGCCAACAACCGGCGTGAAGAGGTGATTCAGTATGTCTACAACAAATACGGGCGCGCGCATGCGGCGATGGTCTGCGAGGTGATCTGCTATCGCGGGCGGTCGGCGGTACGCGATGTCGGGAAGGCGCTGGGATTTTCGCTGGAGGAAGTGGACCGGCTGGCCAAGCTGCTGCACCACTATTCGAGCGGCGATGATGTCACGGCGATTATCGAAGAAGCCAAACTGAACAGCGGCAGCGCGCGGGTGGGGTTACTGCTGGAACTGGCGCAGCAGATTCAGGATTTTCCACGCCATCTCGGTATCCACTCGGGGGGGATGATCGTCACCGGTAAGCCGTTGTCGCAGGTGGTGCCGATCGAAAATGCCACGATGCCGGAGCGGAGCGTGATCCAGTGGGATAAGGATGATGCGGGTGAGGTCGGGCTGGTTAAGATCGATCTGTTGGGACTGGGGATGCTGTCGTTGATCGATATTGCGTTCAAGCTGATTGCGCGCCAGCGCGGGCTGAAGCTCGATCCGGCGAAACTGGCGTATGACGATCCGCGGGTGTACGAGTTGCTCAGCAAGGCCGAGACGGTCGGGGTGTTTCAGGTCGAGTCGCGCGCGCAGATGAACACGCTGCCGCGCCTGCAACCGCGTTGTTTTTATGATCTGGTGGTCGAAGTGGCGCTGATTCGGCCGGGGCCGATTCAGGGGGAGATGGTGCATCCGTATCTGCGACGGCGAGCGGGCGAGGAGGAGGTGACCTATCCGCATCCGTCGCTCAAGCCGATTTTAGAGCGGACGCTCGGAGTGCCGCTGTTTCAGGAGCAAGGGATGCAGGTGGCGATTGCGGCGGCGGGATTCAGTCCGAGCCAGGCGGATGAATTGCGACGTGCCATGGGGCACAAACGATCGCGCGAGCGCATGGAGGCGATCGCGCTGGATCTAATCGAGGGGATGACGCGGCACGGGATCGAGCAGGAGGTGGCGATGCGAATCTACAAGCAGTTGACGGCGTTCGCCGACTACGGCTTCCCCGAATCGCACGCGGCATCGTTTGCCCTGCTGGTGTATGTGTCGGCGTACCTGAAGGTCTACTTCGCGCCGGAGTTTTACTGCGCGCTGCTGAACGCGCAGCCGATGGGGTTTTATTCGCCGGCGAGCATTGTTTACGAGGGGCAGCGACGCGAGGTGACGTTTTTGCCGGTGGATGTCAATCGGAGTTCGTGGGATTGCACGATCGAGGCGGATGTTCGTGCCGCGACGACTTCAACTGCGGAGAAACTCGAATTGCGGGAAAGCTCCCTCGCGCCCGATTCGGTTCGCTCACGGATGAGGGAGAAAGACGCCGCGGGCGGTGAATCCGAAGGTACACAGAACGAGCAGCCGGCAGTGCGGTTGGGATACCGGTACGTCAAGGGATTGGGGGCGGATGCGCAGGAGATAATCGAGCGCGAACTGGCACGCGGGCCGTTTGCGTCGCTGGAAGATTTTGTGTACCGCACGCAATTGAATCGCGGCGCGCTGCAGCAGTTGGCGATGGTCGGAGCGTTTGACAGTTTCGGAATTACGCGGCGGCAGGCGGCGTGGC
The Candidatus Zixiibacteriota bacterium genome window above contains:
- a CDS encoding error-prone DNA polymerase — its product is MNYIELHCHSNFSFLDGASHPEDLVEAAAQLCYPALALTDHNGLYGIVRFNQVAQRKGVRPIFGAEITLDTGRHLVLLIKDEGGYANLSQLITAGQLPHEKGEARIGWEQLDKYREGLIALSGCGRGEIPTLLRRGETTAAAAAASRYGELFGGENFYLEMQNHHLPQQETVCDRLYALGKQLGLPCVATNNVHYARADGRRLQDVLTCIKHHTDLDAANGRLYPNGERYLKAPAEMARLFQAYPEAVANTQTIAERCRFVLNALPTSLPEFAIPTGHTPHTYLREITYRGARERWGTILPAQRRQLEHELHLINKLDLSGYFLIVWDIARFCHEQAILAQGRGSAANSAVCYCLGITAVDPIKLKLLFERFLSEERREPPDIDIDIANNRREEVIQYVYNKYGRAHAAMVCEVICYRGRSAVRDVGKALGFSLEEVDRLAKLLHHYSSGDDVTAIIEEAKLNSGSARVGLLLELAQQIQDFPRHLGIHSGGMIVTGKPLSQVVPIENATMPERSVIQWDKDDAGEVGLVKIDLLGLGMLSLIDIAFKLIARQRGLKLDPAKLAYDDPRVYELLSKAETVGVFQVESRAQMNTLPRLQPRCFYDLVVEVALIRPGPIQGEMVHPYLRRRAGEEEVTYPHPSLKPILERTLGVPLFQEQGMQVAIAAAGFSPSQADELRRAMGHKRSRERMEAIALDLIEGMTRHGIEQEVAMRIYKQLTAFADYGFPESHAASFALLVYVSAYLKVYFAPEFYCALLNAQPMGFYSPASIVYEGQRREVTFLPVDVNRSSWDCTIEADVRAATTSTAEKLELRESSLAPDSVRSRMREKDAAGGESEGTQNEQPAVRLGYRYVKGLGADAQEIIERELARGPFASLEDFVYRTQLNRGALQQLAMVGAFDSFGITRRQAAWQIMALTGRSSQELRLPTPERGALLLPVMLPAEELIADFKGMDLSTAPHLMRFVRPQLAARGFKNSADLAQTPDRQRVQVAGIIVIRQRPGTAKGFLFITLEDEAGFINVVVKPQQVAQFGRIVTDGKALVVTGTVEKQDGVINVIGRDFRPLEFAFQDLAIKSRDFR